Proteins encoded in a region of the Quercus lobata isolate SW786 chromosome 8, ValleyOak3.0 Primary Assembly, whole genome shotgun sequence genome:
- the LOC115955345 gene encoding exportin-2, translated as MEWNPETLQFLSQCFLHTLSPAPEPRRLAESSLSKAADTPNYGLVVLRLVSEPSVDEQIRQAASVNFKNHLRARWAPASPDESNPFIPDSEKAEIKALIVRLMLSSTPKIQSQLSEALALIGKHDFPKSWPTLLPELIAELQKASQASDYASINGILGTANSIFKKFRYQYKTNDLLLDLKYCLDNFAAPLLEIFLKTAALIDSAATVSPPAVIKPLFESQRLCCRIFYSLNFQELPEFFEDHMKEWMTEFRKYLITNYPVLENSGADGLAIVDELRAAVCENINLYMEKNEEEFQVYLNDFALAVWSLLGTVTQSSSRDQLAVTAIKFLTTVSTSVHHALFAGEGVIPQICQSIVVPNVRLREEDEELFEMNYVEFIRRDIEGSDLDTRRRIACELLKGIATNYKQQVTEIVSAQIQHLLTSFAANPVANWKDKDCAIYLVVSLATKKAGGSLVSTDLVDVQSFFASVIVPELKGQDVNGFPMLKAGALKFFTMFRNQISKDVTIQIFRDLIRFLVAESNVVHSYAASCIEKLLLVKDEGGRSRYTANDIAPFFVELMTNLFNAFKFPESEENQYIMKCIMRVLGVAEISSEVAGTCISGLTSILMEVCKNPKNPIFNHYLFESVAILVKRTCERDPSLISAFEAGLFPSLQLILANDVTEFFPYAFQLLAQLVELNRPPIPPSYMQIFVILLSPESWKKASNVPALVRLLQAFLQKAPHELKQEGRLIKVLEIFNTLISSTSTAEQGFYVLNTVIESLEYDVIEPNICNIWAILFGQLQKWRAVKFLKSFLILMSLFVVKHGSMKLVDSMNSVQANIFSVIVKQFWIPNLKLITGAIELKLTAVASTRLICFIGESPALLDAANVELWGKMLDSIVTLLSRPEQDRVEEEQEMPDIAENVGYTATFVRLYNAGKKEEDPLKDIKDPKEVLVASLAGLSSRSPGRYPQIINQYLDPANQAALLQLCNTYNCQIV; from the coding sequence ATGGAGTGGAACCCTGAAACCCTACAGTTCCTCTCCCAATGCTTCCTCCACACACTCTCCCCAGCCCCCGAGCCCCGCCGCCTCGCAGAGTCCTCACTCTCCAAAGCCGCCGACACTCCCAACTACGGCCTCGTCGTTCTCCGCCTCGTCTCCGAGCCCTCCGTCGACGAGCAGATCCGCCAAGCCGCCTCTGTCAACTTCAAAAACCACCTCCGCGCCCGATGGGCCCCGGCCTCTCCCGACGAATCCAACCCTTTCATCCCCGACTCCGAAAAGGCCGAAATCAAAGCCCTAATCGTCCGCCTCATGCTCTCCTCCACTCCCAAAATCCAATCCCAGCTCAGCGAAGCCCTAGCTCTCATCGGCAAGCACGATTTCCCCAAATCCTGGCCCACATTGCTCCCGGAGCTTATTGCCGAGCTCCAGAAGGCGTCGCAGGCCTCCGATTATGCCTCCATTAACGGTATTCTCGGCACTGCTAACTCTATATTTAAGAAGTTTCGTTATCAGTATAAAACCAATGATCTCTTGCTTGATTTGAAATACTGTTTGGATAATTTCGCCGCGCCTTTGTTAGAAATCTTTCTCAAAACCGCGGCTTTAATTGATTCTGCCGCCACGGTCAGTCCCCCGGCCGTGATCAAGCCGCTTTTCGAGTCTCAGAGGTTGTGTTGTAGGATTTTCTATTCACTGAATTTTCAAGAATTGCCCGAGTTTTTCGAGGACCATATGAAAGAGTGGATGACTGAGTTTAGGAAATATCTAATTACTAATTATCCTGTGCTTGAGAATAGTGGGGCTGATGGGCTAGCCATCGTAGATGAGCTTAGGGCTGCGGTGTGTGAGAATATTAATCTTTACATGGAAAAGAATGAGGAGGAGTTTCAGGTGTACTTGAATGATTTTGCGCTTGCAGTTTGGAGTTTATTGGGGACTGTGACTCAATCTTCGAGTCGTGATCAATTGGCTGTGACTGCGATTAAGTTTTTGACCACGGTGAGCACGAGTGTGCACCATGCTTTGTTTGCGGGTGAGGGAGTGATACCGCAGATTTGTCAGAGTATTGTGGTACCGAATGTGAGGTTGAGAGAGGAGGATGAGGAACTCTTTGAAATGAATTATGTTGAGTTCATTCGGAGGGATATTGAGGGTAGTGATCTTGATACTAGGAGGAGAATTGCATGTGAGCTTCTTAAAGGGATTGCCACCAATTATAAGCAACAGGTCACTGAGATAGTTTCTGCACAGATTCAGCATTTGTTAACTTCGTTTGCTGCAAACCCAGTTGCAAATTGGAAGGATAAGGACTGTGCCATATACTTAGTTGTCTCCCTTGCTACTAAGAAGGCTGGGGGTAGTTTGGTCTCGACAGATCTTGTTGATGTTCAGAGTTTTTTTGCTTCAGTTATTGTGCCAGAGTTGAAGGGTCAGGATGTGAATGGGTTTCCAATGCTTAAGGCAGGTGCACTGAAATTCTTTACAATGTTCAGGAATCAAATATCAAAGGATGTTACAATTCAGATTTTCCGAGATTTGATTCGGTTCCTTGTTGCAGAATCGAATGTAGTTCATTCTTATGCTGCAAGTTGTATTGAGAAACTGTTGCTGGTCAAGGATGAGGGGGGAAGATCTAGGTATACTGCAAACGACATTGCTCCATTTTTTGTTGAGCTGATGACCAACCTATTTAATGCCTTCAAATTTCCAGAGTCCGAGGAGAATCAATATATAATGAAGTGTATCATGCGGGTTCTTGGGGTAGCAgaaatatcttctgaggttgcTGGAACTTGCATTTCTGGACTGACCTCTATTCTCATGGAAGTTTGCAAAAACCCAAAGAATCCAATTTTTAATCACTATCTGTTTGAGTCTGTGGCCATTCTTGTCAAGCGGACGTGTGAGAGGGACCCCTCTCTTATATCAGCTTTTGAAGCAGGCCTCTTCCCTTCCCTCCAGCTGATATTAGCCAATGATGTAACTGAATTCTTTCCTTATGCGTTTCAACTGCTGGCTCAGCTTGTTGAATTGAATAGACCACCCATTCCACCAAGCTACATGCAGATTTTTGTGATTCTCCTATCACCTGAGTCATGGAAAAAAGCTTCAAATGTCCCAGCACTTGTGCGTCTGCTTCAGGCCTTCCTTCAAAAGGCACCTCATGAGCTTAAGCAAGAGGGGAGGCTTATCAAGGTGCTTGAAATATTCAACACACTTATCTCATCGACTAGTACAGCTGAGCAGGGCTTCTATGTGCTCAACACCGTTATTGAGAGTCTTGAATACGATGTAATTGAACCCAACATTTGTAATATTTGGGCTATCCTTTTTGGACAGCTCCAAAAATGGCGAGCAGTAAAGTTTTTGAAGTCTTTTTTGATACTTATGTCACTCTTTGTAGTCAAACATGGTTCTATGAAGCTTGTAGATTCAATGAATTCTGTTCAGGCCAACATATTTTCCGTGATTGTGAAGCAGTTTTGGATACCTAATCTTAAGCTAATCACTGGAGCCATTGAGCTTAAGTTGACTGCAGTTGCTTCAACCAGGCTTATATGCTTTATAGGTGAATCTCCAGCTCTTTTGGATGCTGCAAATGTTGAACTGTGGGGAAAAATGCTGGATAGCATTGTTACTCTCCTTTCACGGCCAGAGCAGGATAGGGTTGAGGAGGAACAAGAAATGCCAGATATTGCAGAAAATGTGGGTTATACTGCTACCTTTGTCCGTCTTTACAATGCTGGGAAGAAAGAGGAGGATCCTCTGAAAGATATAAAGGATCCAAAGGAGGTTTTGGTAGCATCATTGGCTGGGCTTTCCTCCCGATCTCCTGGTAGATACCCCCAGATCATCAATCAATATCTTGATCCAGCAAATCAAGCAGCATTACTTCAGCTTTGCAACACTTATAATTGCCAAATAGTTTGA